Proteins from a genomic interval of Desulfitibacter alkalitolerans DSM 16504:
- a CDS encoding SIR2 family NAD-dependent protein deacylase, with the protein MKRKKHTEDPITKLVSLIKDSKKVYVFTGAGISTDSGIPDFRSPGGFWDRVDPMKTSTATVLYNNPSLFYQSNIPRYKSILSAEPNDGHKALAWMEEQKYINGVITQNIDGLHQKAGSKHVIEIHGSVNFCRCENCSEKKPMNELIEQVDKSIIPPRCSSCGFSLRPNIVLFEDAMDDEYYKAQQVLTGCDLMIIIGSSLQVYPAAYLPDKVKHLAIINRTETQWDPHAKVILNCEITSKLKEIKEKLQQV; encoded by the coding sequence ATGAAAAGGAAAAAACATACTGAGGATCCAATTACGAAACTTGTATCCTTAATAAAAGACAGTAAAAAAGTATATGTATTTACTGGAGCTGGTATAAGCACAGATAGCGGTATTCCAGATTTTCGAAGTCCAGGCGGGTTTTGGGACAGGGTTGACCCCATGAAAACAAGTACAGCAACAGTCCTATATAATAATCCCAGTCTTTTTTATCAGAGTAATATTCCCAGATATAAAAGCATTTTATCCGCTGAGCCTAATGACGGGCACAAAGCCTTGGCTTGGATGGAGGAACAAAAATACATTAATGGGGTTATTACACAAAATATTGATGGACTTCACCAAAAGGCAGGCTCAAAACACGTCATTGAAATACATGGGAGTGTAAACTTTTGCAGATGCGAAAATTGTTCTGAAAAAAAACCTATGAATGAGTTAATTGAGCAGGTAGATAAAAGTATTATTCCTCCCAGATGTTCATCATGTGGTTTTAGCCTGAGACCCAATATTGTACTCTTTGAAGATGCCATGGATGATGAGTACTATAAAGCACAACAAGTTTTAACAGGCTGTGATCTAATGATAATTATTGGGTCAAGCCTTCAGGTCTATCCAGCTGCTTACCTGCCTGATAAGGTGAAACACCTTGCCATTATAAACAGAACAGAAACCCAATGGGATCCTCATGCTAAAGTTATTTTAAATTGTGAAATAACAAGCAAACTAAAGGAAATCAAAGAAAAACTTCAGCAGGTGTGA
- a CDS encoding fumarate hydratase, translating to MRKIEFKEIVNAIAELCIKINYELDEDVIDSFTKSLAAEKSPVGREVLELLIKNAKIAKDEQVPMCQDTGTAVVFIELGQDVIIKGGNLTEAVEEGVRKGYLEGYLRKSMCNPFTRANTGDNCPPIIHTQIVPGDRLAVSIAAKGGGSENMSRLAMLTPSEGIEGIKKFVIETVDKAGPNPCPPLVVGIGVGGNFETCAILAKKALMRKLGEPSKDETAARLEKELLSELNKTGIGPSGFGGTTTVIGVHIDVMPCHIASFPVAVNLNCHAARHGKVVL from the coding sequence ATGAGAAAAATAGAATTCAAAGAAATTGTAAATGCTATTGCTGAACTATGTATAAAAATCAATTATGAATTAGACGAGGACGTTATAGATAGCTTTACCAAATCGCTTGCTGCTGAGAAATCTCCTGTGGGAAGAGAAGTTTTAGAATTATTAATTAAAAATGCAAAAATAGCCAAGGATGAGCAGGTTCCCATGTGTCAAGATACTGGTACAGCTGTTGTCTTTATAGAGCTAGGCCAAGATGTAATAATAAAGGGCGGAAACCTAACAGAAGCTGTTGAAGAAGGGGTACGAAAGGGCTATTTAGAAGGCTACCTACGGAAATCAATGTGCAATCCCTTTACAAGGGCTAATACTGGCGATAATTGCCCTCCAATCATTCACACCCAGATAGTACCTGGTGATAGGCTTGCAGTTTCAATTGCAGCCAAGGGTGGAGGCAGTGAAAACATGAGTCGTCTTGCCATGCTTACTCCATCAGAGGGAATAGAAGGTATAAAAAAGTTTGTAATTGAAACTGTGGATAAAGCAGGCCCTAACCCATGCCCACCACTAGTAGTAGGCATTGGAGTAGGCGGGAACTTTGAAACCTGTGCAATTTTAGCAAAAAAAGCCTTAATGAGAAAGCTAGGTGAACCTAGTAAAGATGAAACTGCTGCAAGACTAGAAAAAGAATTATTATCTGAATTAAACAAAACTGGCATTGGCCCATCGGGTTTTGGCGGCACAACCACAGTCATTGGAGTACACATTGATGTAATGCCATGCCATATAGCCAGTTTTCCAGTTGCTGTAAACTTAAACTGCCATGCAGCAAGACATGGAAAAGTTGTATTATAG
- the mce gene encoding methylmalonyl-CoA epimerase, which produces MISKIDHIGIAVSNIDEAKKLYEEVFGLEVSGIEVVEEQKVKVAFIPTGNSKIELLESTDPEGPVAKYLAKRGEGIQHMALRVTNIKEALEEVKFKGIRVIDEKPRYGAGGAKIAFLHPKDTNGVLIELCERE; this is translated from the coding sequence ATGATAAGCAAAATAGATCACATTGGTATAGCTGTATCCAATATTGATGAAGCCAAAAAGCTTTATGAAGAGGTTTTTGGGTTAGAGGTTTCAGGTATAGAAGTGGTTGAAGAGCAAAAGGTTAAGGTAGCCTTTATACCAACTGGCAACAGCAAGATTGAATTACTAGAAAGTACAGATCCAGAAGGACCCGTCGCAAAGTATTTGGCAAAAAGGGGTGAGGGTATTCAGCACATGGCTTTAAGAGTAACTAACATAAAAGAAGCCCTTGAAGAGGTTAAATTCAAGGGAATTCGTGTAATCGATGAAAAGCCAAGATATGGGGCAGGAGGAGCAAAAATCGCTTTCTTACATCCAAAGGATACCAATGGTGTCTTAATTGAGCTTTGTGAAAGAGAATAG
- the sucD gene encoding succinate--CoA ligase subunit alpha produces MAILLNKESRVIIQGITGHQGSFHCKQMLDYGTNIIGGVSPGKGGTKIHDVPVYDSVSMVRQHQGSIDVSILFVPAAYARDAALEAIYNQVSMIVLITEHIPLKDAVIVMNAAQKKGATILGPNTYGIVSSGLSKVGIMPSQYFQPGPVGVVSRSGTLSYEIVGNLYKNGLGTSTVVGLGGDRITGLTFPEILEKFQKDEDTKAIVLIGEIGGTAEEDAAEYIKRHITKPVVAYLAGKSAPPGKRMGHAGAIIEKGMGTFEAKVKALENAGVFVASEPSQVPLIIRNNVPLGGL; encoded by the coding sequence ATGGCAATACTGCTAAATAAAGAATCTAGAGTTATTATCCAAGGTATTACTGGTCACCAGGGGTCATTTCACTGCAAACAGATGTTAGACTATGGAACAAACATTATAGGTGGAGTATCTCCTGGCAAGGGTGGCACTAAAATCCATGACGTACCTGTTTATGATAGTGTTTCCATGGTTAGGCAGCATCAAGGAAGCATTGATGTAAGCATCCTGTTTGTCCCGGCAGCTTACGCCAGGGATGCTGCCCTTGAAGCCATTTATAACCAGGTTTCAATGATTGTATTAATAACTGAGCATATTCCACTGAAGGATGCAGTTATTGTCATGAATGCTGCACAAAAAAAGGGAGCTACTATATTAGGCCCTAACACCTACGGTATTGTAAGCTCTGGATTATCCAAGGTTGGAATTATGCCCAGTCAGTACTTTCAACCTGGGCCAGTAGGGGTTGTCAGCAGAAGTGGAACTCTTAGCTATGAGATAGTGGGGAACCTATACAAGAATGGATTAGGTACCTCAACAGTAGTTGGACTAGGAGGAGATAGAATAACAGGCCTGACATTCCCTGAGATTTTAGAAAAATTCCAAAAGGATGAGGATACTAAAGCGATTGTGTTAATTGGAGAAATTGGTGGTACAGCAGAGGAGGATGCCGCTGAATATATCAAAAGGCACATTACCAAGCCAGTTGTAGCATATCTAGCTGGTAAAAGTGCACCCCCCGGCAAAAGAATGGGCCATGCGGGAGCCATCATAGAAAAGGGAATGGGTACCTTTGAAGCTAAAGTCAAGGCATTAGAAAATGCAGGAGTTTTTGTTGCTTCCGAGCCTTCCCAGGTACCATTAATAATTAGAAATAATGTTCCACTAGGAGGACTGTAA
- a CDS encoding acyl-CoA dehydratase activase-related protein: MKIGYPATLTYYTHFLLWKSFFNSLGHEVIISPKTSKNILESGVKDTVTDACIPIKILHGHVSALIGKVDLVFIPRMVSIVKDETFCPKFLGLPEMVQYSIENVPKILSPQIELKHGFWQIYKVLKSLGQQLGATKKEVYKAIFKAMKTQFKYEKLLVSGVLPKEAIDIIAENKTAEVKEKAWGINLAILGYPYQVYDSYITVNMLENLEKMGVNIWTCEMVPHSKQKKYRNVLPKELFWYYSNIVMRSTYYYLKDKRMDGIIHVTAFGCGPDAMLDKLMELECKSHNVPYISITIDEHTGEAGILTRLEAFVDMLKIRRGFN, translated from the coding sequence ATGAAAATTGGATATCCAGCCACCCTTACGTATTATACACATTTTCTATTATGGAAAAGCTTCTTTAATTCTCTTGGTCATGAGGTGATTATCTCCCCAAAGACATCAAAAAATATACTTGAAAGCGGTGTTAAAGATACTGTTACCGATGCATGTATTCCCATAAAAATCTTACATGGTCATGTAAGTGCTTTAATAGGAAAAGTTGATCTTGTTTTCATTCCCAGAATGGTTAGTATTGTTAAGGATGAAACCTTTTGCCCCAAGTTTTTAGGTCTGCCTGAAATGGTACAGTACTCAATTGAAAATGTACCAAAAATTCTTTCCCCACAGATAGAGCTTAAGCATGGCTTTTGGCAAATATATAAGGTATTAAAGTCATTGGGCCAACAATTAGGCGCAACAAAAAAAGAGGTTTATAAGGCAATATTTAAAGCCATGAAGACCCAATTTAAATATGAAAAGCTGCTGGTATCTGGTGTCCTCCCTAAAGAGGCAATTGATATTATTGCAGAAAATAAAACCGCTGAGGTAAAGGAAAAAGCATGGGGAATTAACCTGGCAATATTGGGTTATCCCTATCAGGTTTATGATTCCTATATTACTGTGAACATGCTGGAAAACCTTGAAAAAATGGGTGTTAATATATGGACTTGTGAAATGGTACCCCACAGCAAGCAAAAAAAATATAGAAATGTCCTGCCAAAAGAGTTATTCTGGTACTATAGCAATATTGTTATGAGATCCACATATTATTATTTAAAAGATAAGAGGATGGATGGTATTATACATGTTACTGCTTTTGGCTGCGGCCCTGACGCCATGCTGGACAAATTAATGGAACTAGAATGTAAAAGCCATAATGTACCATACATTAGTATCACAATTGATGAACATACAGGTGAGGCAGGCATATTAACACGATTAGAGGCATTTGTAGACATGTTAAAAATACGGAGGGGTTTTAATTGA
- a CDS encoding cobalamin B12-binding domain-containing protein: MDKHIRVLVAKAGLDGHDRGAKIIAQALRDAGMEVIYTGLRQTPEQIVMTALQEDVQVIGISCLSGAHMHLMPPIVEKLKESEASDIMVLLGGVIPAEDIPDLKKVGVKEIFTPGTPTSKVVEFIKNNVQI, from the coding sequence ATGGATAAACATATTAGAGTTCTAGTAGCCAAGGCTGGATTAGATGGACACGATAGAGGTGCAAAGATAATTGCCCAGGCCTTAAGAGATGCTGGTATGGAAGTGATATATACAGGCCTTAGACAAACACCAGAACAAATAGTTATGACAGCTTTACAGGAGGATGTACAGGTAATAGGAATAAGCTGCCTTTCAGGAGCACATATGCACTTGATGCCCCCCATTGTTGAAAAGCTTAAGGAAAGTGAAGCTTCTGATATAATGGTATTACTTGGTGGAGTAATACCGGCAGAAGATATTCCTGACCTTAAAAAAGTTGGGGTTAAAGAAATTTTTACACCAGGGACGCCCACCTCCAAGGTGGTTGAGTTTATTAAGAATAATGTTCAAATATAA
- a CDS encoding adenosylhomocysteinase, which produces MKESMIRDLKLAPQGVKKLQWVRKHMPILNQLESEFRVKQYFKGRRVVICLHLEAKTGYLAQVIKAGGAEVTVVASNPLSTQDDVVAALVQDGIRAYAWHGAADQEYYMHLNAALDFKPDLIIDDGGDLVALLHKERLDQLKEIIGGCEETTTGILRLKVMSRENQLKFPMMAVNDAYCKYLFDNRYGTGQSVWDGINRTTNLVVAGKNVVVVGYGWCGKGVAMRAKGLGAKVIVTEVDPIKAIEAHMDGFRVMPMQEAASIGNFFITVTGNCNVIRKEHFLEMNDGAILANAGHFDIEISKGDLLEVSSEKRDVRPNVEQYILNNGKSVYLLAEGRLVNLAAGDGHPAEIMDLTFALQALCLQYVMQKKDELEPGVYPVPEDIDKRVANLGLSTLGINIDCLTNEQIRYLDSWHV; this is translated from the coding sequence ATGAAAGAATCCATGATACGAGACTTAAAACTAGCTCCACAAGGTGTTAAAAAACTGCAGTGGGTAAGAAAGCATATGCCCATTTTAAACCAGCTTGAAAGTGAATTTCGGGTTAAACAGTACTTTAAAGGCCGTAGGGTAGTAATTTGCTTACACCTTGAGGCCAAAACAGGCTATTTGGCCCAGGTAATAAAAGCCGGCGGTGCGGAAGTAACTGTGGTTGCAAGTAATCCCCTTTCAACCCAGGATGATGTGGTAGCAGCTCTTGTACAGGACGGCATAAGGGCATATGCATGGCATGGTGCAGCTGACCAAGAATACTACATGCATCTAAATGCTGCCCTTGATTTTAAGCCTGATTTAATAATCGACGATGGTGGAGACCTTGTGGCGCTACTACATAAAGAACGTTTAGATCAGCTCAAAGAAATAATTGGTGGCTGTGAAGAAACTACTACTGGTATTTTAAGATTAAAGGTAATGAGCAGGGAGAATCAGCTCAAATTTCCCATGATGGCGGTTAATGATGCTTACTGTAAGTATTTATTTGATAATAGATATGGAACAGGTCAATCAGTATGGGATGGGATTAACCGTACCACAAATCTAGTAGTTGCTGGTAAGAACGTTGTTGTTGTGGGATATGGTTGGTGCGGTAAGGGTGTTGCAATGCGAGCTAAAGGCCTAGGGGCCAAAGTGATTGTAACAGAAGTAGACCCAATAAAGGCAATAGAGGCACATATGGATGGTTTCAGGGTAATGCCAATGCAAGAAGCAGCTAGTATTGGAAATTTTTTCATTACTGTAACTGGTAACTGCAATGTAATTCGCAAAGAGCACTTTTTGGAGATGAATGATGGTGCTATCTTAGCTAATGCTGGACATTTTGATATTGAGATATCAAAGGGGGATTTATTAGAAGTATCTTCTGAAAAAAGGGATGTTAGACCAAATGTTGAACAATATATTCTAAATAACGGTAAAAGCGTATATTTATTAGCCGAAGGTAGGCTTGTTAACCTTGCAGCTGGAGATGGCCATCCAGCTGAAATTATGGACTTGACCTTTGCTTTGCAAGCTCTGTGCTTACAATATGTAATGCAAAAGAAGGATGAGCTTGAACCAGGTGTTTACCCTGTACCGGAAGATATTGATAAAAGGGTTGCCAATCTAGGTCTTAGCACTCTAGGTATCAATATAGATTGTTTAACTAATGAACAAATTCGTTATTTAGATTCCTGGCATGTATAA
- a CDS encoding DUF3786 domain-containing protein, translating into MTKIPNQNHNLETTLKIAMENFQCKSPVEMAWKSRCSFNTESKSFLVPFMGREFTVVHPSGEIHFVNSPDDVPIIWKILMLHYLARASGNPLTGNNISYKDLSGGDIYFEPFKKRTILPLIKIFGKNPHKLIEAGKRLGGIESDKGDYSVTINIFPCIPITYVLWKGDDEFPPNATVLFDETANEYLHTEDFAFAASFTVYEMAKML; encoded by the coding sequence ATGACCAAGATACCAAATCAAAATCATAATCTAGAAACAACTTTAAAAATAGCTATGGAAAACTTTCAGTGTAAAAGCCCAGTAGAAATGGCATGGAAAAGCAGGTGCAGCTTTAACACTGAAAGCAAAAGTTTTTTGGTCCCTTTCATGGGAAGGGAGTTTACTGTAGTTCATCCTAGTGGAGAAATACACTTTGTCAATAGTCCTGATGATGTCCCTATTATTTGGAAAATTTTAATGCTCCATTATTTGGCTAGAGCCTCTGGTAATCCTTTAACTGGAAATAATATTTCATACAAGGATTTATCAGGAGGAGATATTTATTTTGAACCCTTTAAAAAACGAACAATCCTACCCTTAATAAAAATATTTGGTAAAAATCCGCACAAACTAATAGAAGCAGGCAAGAGATTAGGTGGGATAGAAAGTGATAAGGGAGACTACAGTGTAACTATTAACATATTCCCATGTATACCAATTACTTATGTTTTATGGAAAGGGGATGATGAATTCCCCCCAAATGCAACAGTCTTGTTTGATGAAACCGCAAATGAATACCTTCATACTGAGGATTTTGCTTTTGCTGCAAGCTTTACAGTCTATGAAATGGCAAAGATGTTATAA
- a CDS encoding acyl-CoA mutase large subunit family protein produces the protein MGEERKQDLAEQFHNWHEKTNNFVSKRPERRENFFTESNIPIQRTYTPLDLDGFDYLDSLGMPGEYPYTRGVQPTMYRGRYWTMRQYAGFGTAEETNTRFKYLLKQGQTGLSVAFDLPTQIGYDSDHYLAMGEIGKVGVAIDSLADMEILFDGIPLDKVSCSMTINAPAAILLAMYIVVAEKQGVSTDKISGTIQNDILKEYVARGTYIFPPKESMKLITDIFAYCSKNVPNWNTISISGYHIREAGANAVQEIAFTLANGIAYVEAAVKAGLDVDDFAPRLSFFFNAHTNFFEEVCKYRAARRLWARIMKERFGAKDPKSMMLRFHTQTGGSTLTAQQPDVNIMRVAYQALSAVLGGTQSLHTNSKDEALALPNEHSVLIALRTQQVIAEEIGVADSVDPLAGSYFIEKLTNEIEKQAVEYIKRIDELGGSPKAIEEGFIQREIQDNAYKYQRSVESNEKVVIGVNKYVIDEKPPTDLQKLDPEIAQRQLQKLQGVKSNRDSQKVSACLERLKEAASTTDNLIPYILEAVKNYATLGEMCGVLRDVYGEYEQRINF, from the coding sequence ATGGGAGAAGAAAGAAAACAAGACTTGGCTGAGCAGTTCCATAATTGGCATGAAAAAACAAATAATTTTGTGTCCAAAAGGCCTGAAAGAAGGGAAAACTTTTTTACAGAATCAAACATTCCTATTCAAAGAACATATACCCCCCTTGATTTAGATGGCTTCGACTATCTAGATAGCCTTGGAATGCCTGGCGAATATCCCTATACAAGAGGAGTCCAGCCTACAATGTACAGGGGTAGATATTGGACAATGCGCCAATATGCAGGTTTTGGAACTGCGGAGGAAACAAATACTAGGTTTAAATACTTGTTGAAACAAGGGCAAACTGGCCTGAGTGTTGCTTTTGACTTGCCCACACAAATAGGGTATGATTCTGACCATTATCTTGCCATGGGAGAAATTGGCAAGGTCGGTGTTGCAATAGACTCCCTGGCTGATATGGAAATTCTTTTTGATGGGATTCCCCTGGATAAGGTGAGCTGCTCCATGACTATTAATGCTCCAGCAGCTATATTGCTTGCCATGTATATTGTCGTGGCCGAAAAACAGGGGGTTTCTACTGATAAAATATCTGGGACAATCCAAAATGATATATTAAAGGAATATGTAGCCAGGGGAACCTATATATTCCCTCCAAAAGAATCTATGAAGCTAATCACAGATATCTTTGCTTACTGTTCAAAAAATGTGCCAAACTGGAATACAATCAGCATTAGCGGTTATCATATACGGGAAGCAGGAGCAAATGCAGTTCAGGAAATAGCATTTACCCTGGCAAACGGCATAGCTTACGTAGAAGCTGCTGTTAAAGCCGGATTAGATGTGGATGATTTTGCCCCTCGCTTGTCCTTCTTTTTCAATGCACATACAAACTTCTTTGAAGAGGTCTGCAAATATAGAGCCGCCAGAAGACTTTGGGCTAGAATTATGAAGGAAAGGTTTGGAGCCAAGGACCCTAAATCTATGATGCTGCGCTTTCATACCCAGACAGGGGGCAGCACCTTAACTGCTCAACAGCCGGATGTAAATATTATGAGGGTTGCGTATCAAGCTTTAAGTGCGGTTCTTGGAGGAACACAGTCCCTGCACACCAATTCCAAGGATGAAGCCCTTGCTCTTCCTAATGAACATTCCGTTTTAATAGCCCTTAGAACACAACAGGTTATTGCAGAAGAAATAGGGGTTGCAGACAGTGTTGATCCCCTTGCCGGTTCTTATTTTATTGAAAAACTTACAAATGAAATTGAAAAACAGGCTGTGGAATACATTAAGAGAATTGATGAGTTAGGTGGGTCTCCTAAAGCAATTGAAGAAGGCTTTATTCAAAGGGAAATACAGGATAATGCCTATAAATATCAAAGATCTGTTGAAAGTAATGAAAAGGTAGTAATTGGAGTTAACAAGTACGTAATTGATGAAAAACCTCCAACTGACTTACAAAAATTAGATCCAGAAATTGCCCAAAGACAATTACAAAAGCTGCAGGGTGTTAAATCAAACAGGGATTCTCAAAAGGTATCTGCTTGTTTAGAAAGGTTAAAAGAAGCTGCCAGCACCACAGATAACCTAATACCTTATATTTTAGAGGCTGTAAAGAATTATGCTACTTTGGGTGAAATGTGCGGAGTTCTTAGAGATGTTTATGGAGAATATGAACAAAGGATCAATTTTTAA
- a CDS encoding TIGR04086 family membrane protein, with amino-acid sequence MPSLRNIPRLTSFKFHPILNGLLNSVILAIALSVILGIIFFFTPMQETMLSALSAVIIVVSVFWGGRITAKSVGSKGLLFGASVGLTFFVLTGIIAIFDGTTITFSAIVKQLGLCLVAGALGGIFGVSEK; translated from the coding sequence ATGCCATCTCTTAGAAATATACCAAGATTAACTAGTTTTAAGTTCCATCCTATTTTAAATGGATTACTAAATAGTGTCATTCTTGCAATAGCACTTTCGGTAATTCTTGGGATAATCTTTTTCTTCACACCAATGCAGGAAACCATGCTTTCTGCATTATCGGCTGTGATTATTGTTGTAAGCGTTTTTTGGGGAGGACGAATTACAGCCAAGAGTGTTGGGTCAAAAGGTCTTTTATTTGGTGCTAGTGTTGGGTTAACTTTTTTTGTTTTAACAGGCATCATAGCTATTTTTGATGGCACAACCATAACCTTTTCAGCCATTGTAAAGCAATTAGGGTTGTGTTTAGTGGCAGGTGCCCTTGGAGGCATCTTTGGAGTATCAGAAAAATAA
- a CDS encoding Fe-S-containing hydro-lyase, whose amino-acid sequence MEEIRISTPLDTETVCKLKTGDKVLISGPIYTARDAAHKRMIDMLKKGEELPFDIKGQVIYYVGPTPPKPGRVIGSAGPTTSTRMDAYAPELLKLGLKGMIGKGLRSQNVKDAISKYKGVYFAGVGGAAAVISKSIISAKLIAFEDLGPEAIRELVVKDFPAVVVNDCHGGDLYIEGREQFLSNS is encoded by the coding sequence ATGGAAGAGATTAGAATTAGTACACCCCTGGACACTGAAACTGTTTGTAAGCTAAAAACAGGTGACAAAGTATTAATTTCTGGACCAATTTATACAGCCAGAGATGCAGCTCACAAAAGAATGATTGACATGCTAAAAAAGGGAGAAGAGCTTCCCTTTGATATAAAAGGACAGGTAATCTACTATGTAGGGCCAACTCCCCCAAAACCTGGCAGGGTAATTGGTTCAGCCGGACCAACCACTAGTACAAGAATGGACGCCTATGCACCAGAATTATTAAAATTAGGATTAAAGGGAATGATAGGAAAAGGCTTGCGATCCCAGAATGTAAAGGATGCCATTTCCAAGTACAAGGGAGTTTATTTTGCCGGTGTAGGGGGAGCAGCAGCGGTCATATCAAAGTCAATAATATCTGCCAAATTAATTGCCTTTGAAGATTTAGGCCCCGAGGCTATACGAGAGCTGGTTGTAAAAGATTTTCCTGCTGTAGTTGTAAACGACTGCCATGGAGGAGATTTATATATAGAAGGAAGAGAACAGTTCTTAAGCAATTCCTAA
- a CDS encoding phosphate propanoyltransferase: protein MNQLQVPIGISNRHIHLSKEDLEKLFGEGYELTNIKDLVQTGEFAADETVTVKGPKGSIEKVRILGPVRPASQVEISRTDGFKLGINAPVRQSGQVEGTPGCILVGPQGEVELKEGVIVADHHIHMSPKDAEVFDVKDGDRVSVHVDGIRALTFHNVLVRVKPSFVLEFHIDTDEANACLVNNNDMVTVIKKCC from the coding sequence ATGAATCAACTACAAGTACCTATAGGCATTTCTAACAGGCACATACATTTAAGCAAAGAAGATTTAGAGAAACTATTTGGTGAAGGCTACGAATTGACAAACATTAAGGATCTTGTTCAAACTGGAGAATTTGCAGCTGATGAAACAGTAACTGTTAAAGGTCCAAAGGGAAGCATAGAAAAAGTACGTATTCTTGGCCCAGTTAGGCCAGCAAGTCAGGTTGAGATATCTAGAACTGATGGCTTCAAATTAGGAATAAATGCTCCTGTTAGACAATCAGGGCAGGTAGAGGGAACTCCTGGGTGTATTCTTGTTGGTCCCCAGGGAGAGGTTGAACTAAAAGAAGGAGTTATAGTTGCTGATCACCATATTCATATGTCCCCTAAGGATGCTGAGGTTTTTGATGTAAAAGATGGTGATAGAGTAAGCGTGCATGTGGATGGCATTAGAGCATTAACTTTCCATAATGTTTTAGTAAGGGTTAAGCCTAGCTTCGTTTTGGAATTCCATATAGATACTGATGAAGCTAATGCATGTCTTGTTAATAATAATGATATGGTTACAGTGATTAAAAAATGCTGCTAA
- the sucC gene encoding ADP-forming succinate--CoA ligase subunit beta codes for MKLFEYQGKEIFKRAGIEVPRGNVASSPDAAFDIAGEIGESVLKIQILSGKRGKAGGIQFASSPEEAKNIAKDLFSKNYLGFSVDYLLVEEKLSIEKEYYAAITYDYKMKRPVILVSSQGGMDIEEVAEELIIKTYLEPNTRLEPYQGREIAIQAGIKGKQINTFSSMLVNLVDIFIDKDAELVEVNPLVLSKEKFIAADAKIVIDDDALFRQNTLPLNDEKNEIERKCHEIGLSYVQLDGDIAIMANGAGITMATLDLIQEYGGSPNNFLDAGGGANEEQTKRALELLLSTNPKGIFINIFGGITRTDDVARAFLKVREELDIKVPVVIRLIGTNQDKALDLLRNAGIEAYSDMELAAKTIVQKVRGA; via the coding sequence ATGAAGCTTTTTGAGTACCAGGGAAAGGAAATATTTAAAAGAGCAGGCATAGAAGTACCCCGGGGAAATGTTGCAAGCAGCCCAGATGCAGCTTTTGATATTGCTGGAGAAATTGGGGAATCGGTTTTAAAGATACAAATTTTATCTGGCAAAAGAGGTAAGGCCGGCGGCATTCAGTTTGCATCTAGCCCCGAGGAAGCAAAAAATATTGCTAAGGATTTGTTTTCCAAGAACTATCTTGGATTTAGTGTTGATTACTTACTTGTTGAAGAAAAGTTGTCCATAGAAAAGGAGTATTATGCTGCAATAACCTATGACTATAAAATGAAAAGACCAGTAATACTAGTATCTTCTCAGGGTGGAATGGATATTGAAGAAGTTGCTGAAGAGCTTATCATAAAAACCTACCTTGAGCCAAACACCAGGCTTGAGCCGTATCAAGGAAGAGAAATAGCTATCCAAGCGGGTATTAAGGGTAAGCAAATTAATACATTTTCATCAATGCTGGTTAATCTGGTAGATATTTTCATAGATAAAGACGCAGAGCTTGTGGAGGTTAACCCATTAGTTCTTTCAAAGGAAAAATTTATAGCTGCGGATGCAAAAATTGTCATAGATGATGATGCACTTTTTAGACAGAATACCCTGCCCTTGAATGATGAAAAAAACGAAATAGAAAGAAAATGCCATGAAATTGGCCTCTCATATGTACAGTTAGATGGTGACATTGCCATTATGGCTAATGGTGCCGGAATAACCATGGCAACTTTAGATTTAATACAGGAATATGGAGGTAGCCCTAACAACTTTTTAGATGCAGGTGGCGGGGCCAATGAGGAGCAAACAAAAAGAGCACTGGAATTGTTACTTTCCACTAACCCGAAAGGCATTTTTATCAACATATTTGGTGGGATAACCAGAACAGATGATGTTGCTAGAGCTTTTCTTAAAGTCAGAGAGGAGCTAGATATTAAAGTACCTGTAGTTATAAGATTAATAGGTACAAATCAGGACAAAGCCCTGGATTTACTTAGAAATGCTGGAATTGAAGCCTATTCTGATATGGAACTGGCAGCAAAAACAATTGTTCAAAAGGTAAGGGGGGCTTAG